Within Paenibacillus sp. RUD330, the genomic segment GGCTTGCGTAATGGGGTGTTTAACGTGTCCAAAGTGGAGGTCCGCCACATCATCACGGGTTAGGCAACGGAAGCGCGTCAGATCCTCTACAATGGCCTTATCTCTCTTGTTCATTTAAAGCACTCCTATGATCGGTTCATCGTCCTCCCACACCGTATACTCGGCATCGATGACGTTCTTGCGCTTCTGTCCTTTCGGCGCGACCTGGGGCTCCTTGTACGGCATGAGGAGCTTTTTGGCTTCCGCCAGCTCCAGGTATGGCATCTGAATCATTTTGAGTTCTTCGCCTTTCATGTACATCCTGCCACGCTGGGACATTCGGATGCTGGCAGCTTCGCCGGAGCCGATGGCGATTCTGCTGTTGATCTCGTCAGACTGGCGGAAAGCCATTCGAACCGTAAGGTTGTTCTTGAGCGCCCCGTCCAATATCTTTGCGTCTGGCCGCTGCATGGAGAGGATCAGGAACACGCCGAGCGCTCGGCCGATGGAGCTGACGTCCTCGATCGCGGCCATGATGTCCTTTTCCTTGCGAAGGAGAGACACTTCGTCTACGGCTAGGACGATATACGGCGGCGGGTCCGGCAGGTCATCAATGTGAGCTTCCTCCGCTTTGTCCAGCAGGTCGCCCCGGTGCTCCATCTCCGTCTTGATCTTGGACAAAACCCCGCGCAGCTCGCCGGGAGTAACGACTACCTTCTGAG encodes:
- a CDS encoding FtsK/SpoIIIE domain-containing protein; this encodes MGYAKVKDVIVVSEPHAISVYRRSGTTIHLTMVYADKQSFVERYDHDDDLECFMLFKQAFGPYLDLSEDCSRFTLVIYPKDMKQFSYEPRDVLPVVRKMSLPVMAGKSRKGWEAYDMAKHPHLLISGETGSGKSVALRAILTTLVETCGDRLQLYCADLKRSEFHLFRGIAQKVVVTPGELRGVLSKIKTEMEHRGDLLDKAEEAHIDDLPDPPPYIVLAVDEVSLLRKEKDIMAAIEDVSSIGRALGVFLILSMQRPDAKILDGALKNNLTVRMAFRQSDEINSRIAIGSGEAASIRMSQRGRMYMKGEELKMIQMPYLELAEAKKLLMPYKEPQVAPKGQKRKNVIDAEYTVWEDDEPIIGVL